In one Fibrobacter sp. UWR3 genomic region, the following are encoded:
- the infC gene encoding translation initiation factor IF-3 — MFPNPRDRRMPNRPSDGTRTNEDIHISPIRLVKEDGEAIIIETSKALQMAKDAGLDLVEVSPNAKPPVCRIINYGKYKFEQVKKAKAAKAKQHVVKLKEIKMHPKTAENDYQYRIKQAAEFLQDGMKVKLIMQFRGREMAHMDYGKRLMERAKEDLAPFGDLEMDSRVEGNTMLSIYGPKRGAGSAKKQDQAPKPATEPKAAGEA, encoded by the coding sequence CCCTAATCCGCGCGATCGCCGCATGCCCAACCGTCCCAGCGATGGGACCCGTACCAACGAAGATATCCATATCTCCCCGATTCGTCTTGTGAAGGAAGATGGCGAGGCCATCATCATCGAGACGAGCAAGGCATTGCAGATGGCAAAGGACGCCGGACTGGACCTGGTGGAAGTGTCTCCGAATGCAAAACCGCCCGTATGCCGCATCATCAACTACGGCAAGTACAAGTTCGAGCAGGTCAAGAAGGCCAAGGCTGCTAAGGCCAAGCAGCACGTGGTGAAGCTGAAAGAAATCAAGATGCACCCGAAGACTGCCGAGAACGACTACCAGTACAGGATCAAGCAGGCGGCCGAGTTCTTGCAGGATGGTATGAAGGTGAAGCTTATCATGCAGTTCCGTGGGCGCGAGATGGCGCACATGGACTACGGCAAGCGCCTGATGGAACGCGCCAAGGAAGACCTGGCACCATTCGGCGATTTGGAAATGGACTCCAGGGTGGAAGGCAACACAATGCTTTCTATCTACGGTCCTAAACGTGGTGCGGGTTCTGCCAAAAAGCAGGACCAGGCACCGAAGCCCGCAACCGAGCCAAAGGCAGCAGGTGAGGCTTAA
- the rpmI gene encoding 50S ribosomal protein L35, translating into MPKMKTHSGAKKRFRVTGSGHVKFKRAGMRHIQAKMTTKRKRNLRKGALVKKVDTYHVKRLLVVA; encoded by the coding sequence ATGCCTAAAATGAAAACACACAGCGGTGCTAAGAAGCGCTTCCGCGTGACGGGTTCCGGCCACGTCAAGTTCAAGCGCGCTGGTATGCGCCACATTCAAGCCAAGATGACCACTAAGCGTAAGCGCAACCTTCGTAAGGGTGCACTCGTCAAGAAGGTCGATACCTATCACGTCAAGCGTCTGCTTGTAGTAGCATAA
- the rplT gene encoding 50S ribosomal protein L20 yields the protein MPRAKTRVPSRERRKKILKAAKGFYGRRKSNLRLAIDAVAHAGQYAYAHRRDKKGTFRSLWIVRLNAAVREHGISYSQFIYKLSKANIQMNRKVLADMAVADPEAFAKVVEVVKAA from the coding sequence ATGCCACGCGCTAAAACCAGAGTTCCTTCCCGCGAACGCCGCAAAAAAATCCTCAAGGCCGCCAAGGGCTTCTACGGCCGTCGCAAGTCGAACCTTCGCCTTGCCATCGACGCAGTTGCTCACGCCGGTCAGTATGCCTACGCTCACCGCCGCGACAAGAAGGGCACGTTCCGCTCCCTGTGGATCGTCCGCCTCAATGCCGCCGTCCGTGAACACGGCATCAGCTACAGCCAGTTCATTTACAAGCTTTCCAAGGCCAACATCCAGATGAACCGCAAGGTTCTCGCGGACATGGCCGTCGCCGATCCGGAAGCATTTGCCAAGGTCGTCGAAGTCGTGAAGGCTGCCTAA
- a CDS encoding pitrilysin family protein, whose translation MKQAVKKTVLDNGITILTDYMPHAYSVAMGVWIPRGSRHEAKDEFGLSHFYEHLVFKGTENRTALEIARSIEDKGGNLEAYTTRQETGFYAQIERSHLPLAVDVIADMLMHPRMDKKEMEKERRVIIEEIHSYDDIPEEIVGDVFNAIHFKGCGIAHSITGTVKQVKALTHRQMLKYREQVINEIPLLVCASGKVDHEELVQLCAEKFAQKKCSGVLPADTYRAHNSVKVVQKQDIAQSNLFWGLSFDRNLMDERGRCALSLFNVAMGAGMASRLFQKIREDKGLAYSVYSTADIYCDCTDWGVSLATEPHQLKTALELSLNETRNFLKRGFNKGEFERTKTNILGGMYLGADSPEKRVVRMAEQMLHLGEFHTMEHSEKIIKSMTEDEVVVTVNRLFGAAKFSAAVIEPAGRKKTELDVDFF comes from the coding sequence ATGAAACAGGCAGTTAAGAAAACAGTTCTCGATAACGGCATCACCATTCTGACCGACTACATGCCGCACGCCTATTCCGTCGCGATGGGGGTGTGGATCCCGCGCGGATCGCGACACGAAGCAAAAGACGAATTTGGCCTAAGTCATTTTTACGAGCACCTCGTTTTCAAGGGAACCGAGAACCGCACGGCTCTCGAGATTGCACGCTCCATCGAAGACAAGGGCGGAAACCTGGAGGCCTACACCACAAGGCAAGAGACCGGATTCTACGCGCAGATTGAACGTAGCCACCTTCCGCTCGCCGTCGACGTGATTGCCGACATGCTCATGCACCCGCGCATGGACAAGAAGGAGATGGAAAAGGAACGCCGCGTCATCATCGAGGAAATTCACAGCTACGACGACATTCCCGAAGAAATCGTGGGCGACGTGTTCAACGCAATCCACTTCAAGGGTTGCGGCATCGCACATTCCATCACGGGCACCGTCAAGCAGGTGAAGGCGCTCACGCACAGGCAGATGCTCAAATACAGGGAGCAGGTGATAAACGAAATCCCGCTCCTCGTTTGCGCTTCGGGCAAGGTCGACCACGAGGAACTCGTGCAACTTTGTGCGGAAAAGTTTGCGCAGAAAAAATGCTCCGGTGTGTTGCCCGCAGACACCTACAGGGCGCACAACAGCGTGAAGGTCGTGCAGAAGCAGGACATCGCGCAGTCGAACCTCTTCTGGGGCTTGAGTTTTGACCGCAACCTGATGGACGAGCGCGGGCGTTGCGCCCTCTCGCTTTTCAACGTCGCGATGGGCGCTGGCATGGCAAGCCGCCTGTTCCAGAAGATTCGCGAAGACAAGGGACTCGCCTACTCCGTGTATTCTACCGCAGATATCTACTGCGACTGCACCGACTGGGGCGTATCGCTTGCGACCGAGCCGCACCAGCTGAAGACAGCCCTCGAGCTCTCGCTGAACGAGACCCGCAACTTTCTGAAGCGCGGGTTCAACAAGGGTGAGTTCGAGCGTACCAAGACGAACATTTTGGGCGGGATGTACCTCGGGGCAGACAGTCCCGAGAAGCGCGTTGTCCGCATGGCGGAACAGATGCTGCACCTCGGGGAATTCCACACGATGGAACACTCCGAGAAAATCATCAAGTCCATGACCGAAGATGAAGTCGTCGTTACGGTGAACCGCCTGTTCGGTGCTGCAAAGTTCTCCGCCGCGGTCATCGAGCCCGCCGGCCGCAAGAAGACCGAACTGGACGTCGACTTCTTTTAA
- a CDS encoding DEAD/DEAH box helicase: MTKNTEERIPEEDINPNSKIAREADAFLSALAGGADEDEADEAAFLALNPNGVVVDEEGDVLKKGPKSAIDVGTKVEIEEGEVEQELDEDCSATSSASDEEYAVSKKDCADQTVEKEMSGQAGHDNATAEEDNTDIEQSSDDDNPADEALVTFEDLGLADEVLEAIKAMNYETPSPIQAKAIPALLQGANLLGTAQTGTGKTAAFSLPLLSRLNFNGHETSMLVLTPTRELAIQVAEAIQQYAVKMPKVHVVPVYGGQDIAVQLRALKRQANIVVATPGRLIDHIKRGSIVLSSVKAIVLDEADEMLDMGFMEDVETILKEIPADAQRALFSATMPADVKKIIDQHLGEYEEARIEGKTTTVENIRQRYLLVKNEHKIEALARVLEGEDFDGVLIFVRTKQNTTEVAEKLESRGFNVAPLNGDLAQSMRERTINRLKMGKLDIVVATDVAARGIDVDRISLVVNYDIPYDTESYVHRIGRTGRAGRSGNAILFITPREKRMLKTIEKATRQPIEVMDLPTAEVISAKRVAAFKEKIRSVIDTGELEKFKELVESMVAESSTTATEGAEPLTAIDIAAAVIKIWQKKQPLFPELKPLDAPREKNRGGRDFLGRDSDKSAGDFTNEEKSRLRKERKEGSNGVEEGFLRYYMGVGRMDRVTPKDIVGAIAGEGNISSSNIGRIKLFDRFSTVELPETLPQEVLDILSGMTIRGNDSKFRLMTDEPPAGPRESRESRRGFHRGGHDFGRGDHHGKKFGEDRPFENRKARREKMFADRKPGKFEDRPFRKDHDERSFGDRPFRKTRRFGRV, from the coding sequence ATGACTAAGAATACCGAAGAACGTATTCCCGAAGAAGATATTAACCCGAATTCCAAAATAGCACGTGAAGCGGACGCTTTCCTAAGCGCTCTTGCTGGCGGTGCGGACGAAGACGAAGCCGACGAGGCAGCATTCCTCGCACTGAACCCGAACGGAGTCGTAGTCGACGAAGAAGGCGACGTGCTGAAGAAGGGTCCCAAATCCGCCATCGATGTCGGCACGAAAGTCGAAATCGAGGAAGGCGAAGTCGAACAGGAACTTGACGAAGACTGTTCGGCAACTTCATCGGCATCGGACGAAGAATACGCCGTGTCGAAGAAGGACTGCGCGGATCAGACTGTTGAAAAGGAGATGTCCGGTCAAGCCGGACATGACAACGCTACTGCCGAGGAAGACAACACGGATATCGAACAATCTTCCGACGATGACAACCCCGCCGACGAAGCACTCGTAACCTTCGAAGATCTAGGACTCGCGGACGAAGTTCTCGAAGCCATCAAGGCGATGAACTACGAGACGCCCTCCCCCATCCAGGCGAAGGCGATTCCCGCACTGTTGCAGGGTGCAAACCTGCTCGGTACGGCTCAGACCGGCACCGGCAAGACGGCCGCGTTCTCGCTCCCGCTGCTTTCCAGGCTCAACTTCAACGGGCACGAGACATCCATGCTCGTGCTGACGCCGACGCGCGAACTTGCCATCCAGGTGGCGGAAGCCATCCAGCAGTACGCGGTGAAGATGCCGAAGGTACACGTGGTTCCCGTCTACGGCGGGCAGGATATCGCAGTGCAGTTGCGCGCCCTCAAGCGCCAGGCGAACATCGTGGTCGCAACACCGGGCCGACTCATCGACCATATCAAACGCGGTTCCATCGTGCTTTCAAGCGTGAAGGCCATCGTGCTCGACGAGGCCGACGAAATGCTTGACATGGGATTTATGGAAGATGTGGAAACCATCCTGAAGGAAATCCCGGCCGACGCACAGCGCGCGCTCTTTAGCGCCACGATGCCTGCCGACGTGAAGAAAATTATCGACCAGCATTTGGGCGAATACGAAGAGGCCCGCATCGAAGGCAAGACGACGACCGTCGAGAACATCCGCCAGCGTTACCTGCTGGTGAAGAACGAGCACAAGATCGAGGCGCTCGCCCGCGTGCTCGAAGGCGAAGACTTTGACGGTGTGCTGATCTTTGTGCGCACCAAGCAGAACACCACTGAAGTCGCCGAGAAGCTCGAAAGCCGCGGGTTCAACGTGGCCCCGCTCAACGGCGACCTGGCGCAGTCCATGCGCGAGCGCACCATCAACCGCCTCAAGATGGGCAAGCTCGATATCGTCGTCGCCACCGACGTGGCCGCCCGTGGCATCGACGTGGACCGCATCTCGCTGGTGGTAAACTACGACATTCCCTACGACACGGAATCTTACGTGCACCGCATTGGCCGTACCGGCCGCGCCGGGCGAAGCGGGAACGCAATCCTCTTTATCACCCCGCGCGAAAAGCGCATGCTCAAGACCATCGAGAAGGCCACCCGCCAGCCCATCGAAGTGATGGATTTACCGACCGCCGAAGTCATCAGTGCAAAGCGCGTCGCCGCCTTCAAGGAAAAGATCAGGAGCGTCATCGACACCGGCGAACTCGAGAAGTTCAAGGAACTCGTGGAAAGCATGGTCGCGGAAAGTTCAACAACCGCTACTGAAGGCGCCGAACCTCTGACCGCCATCGACATCGCCGCCGCCGTCATCAAAATCTGGCAGAAGAAGCAGCCGCTGTTCCCGGAACTCAAGCCGCTTGACGCCCCGCGCGAAAAGAACCGTGGCGGGAGGGATTTCCTCGGGCGAGATTCCGATAAATCCGCCGGCGACTTTACGAACGAAGAAAAGAGCCGCCTGCGTAAGGAACGCAAGGAAGGCAGCAACGGCGTGGAAGAAGGGTTCCTGCGCTACTACATGGGCGTGGGCCGCATGGACCGCGTGACCCCGAAGGATATTGTGGGCGCCATCGCCGGCGAAGGCAACATCAGCAGCAGCAACATCGGGCGCATCAAGCTCTTCGACAGGTTCAGTACCGTCGAACTGCCCGAGACGCTCCCGCAGGAAGTTCTTGATATCTTGTCTGGAATGACAATCCGCGGAAACGATTCCAAGTTCCGCCTCATGACCGACGAGCCGCCCGCAGGCCCGCGCGAAAGCAGGGAAAGCCGCCGCGGGTTCCATCGCGGTGGTCACGACTTTGGCCGGGGCGATCACCACGGAAAAAAATTCGGCGAAGACCGTCCGTTCGAGAACCGCAAGGCACGCCGCGAAAAGATGTTCGCCGACCGCAAGCCGGGCAAATTCGAAGACCGCCCGTTCCGCAAGGATCACGACGAGCGCAGCTTCGGCGACAGGCCTTTCCGCAAGACAAGGCGATTCGGACGTGTATAA
- a CDS encoding TraB/GumN family protein — translation MSENADIYRIKTSDDREIVLIGTAHISKVSKELVRETIENEKPDTICVELDEGRAKSIQDPERWKKTDLKEVIKKKQLATLIANLVLGSYQKRMGEQTGVKPGSELKEAVDLASEKEIPVVLADRDIKITLRRTWACTPWYRKFSLLGGLFASIFDKTEISEEELAKIKEQDALNSMMQEFGKSFPEVKQVLIDERDQFLASKIKNAPGQKVVAVVGAGHMKGIAGIIEGDKELPSEESISVIPKGAPIWKIIGWAIPLAIVASIIFVGYKAGVEKAGELSLQWAMLTGGGAMLGTIIAGGHPLTILVALVAAPFTGLTPLIGVGFFTALTQVYMRPPRVSEMETLSDDIWQVKRWWKNRVTRVILCFLCPGIPAIIGKILAIFQIYQAF, via the coding sequence ATGAGTGAAAACGCAGATATTTACCGCATCAAGACCTCCGATGACCGCGAAATAGTCCTTATTGGCACGGCCCACATCTCGAAAGTATCGAAGGAACTTGTGCGCGAGACCATCGAGAACGAAAAACCCGACACCATCTGCGTCGAGCTCGACGAAGGGCGCGCCAAATCCATCCAGGACCCCGAACGCTGGAAAAAGACCGACCTGAAGGAAGTCATCAAGAAGAAGCAGCTCGCGACCCTCATCGCGAACCTCGTGCTCGGGTCTTACCAGAAGAGGATGGGCGAACAGACCGGGGTGAAGCCCGGGTCCGAACTCAAGGAGGCGGTCGACCTCGCAAGCGAAAAGGAAATCCCCGTGGTTCTCGCCGACCGCGACATCAAGATTACGCTCCGCCGCACATGGGCCTGCACGCCCTGGTACCGCAAGTTCAGTTTGCTGGGCGGGCTATTCGCAAGCATCTTCGACAAGACGGAAATCAGCGAGGAGGAACTCGCGAAAATCAAGGAGCAGGACGCCCTCAACTCCATGATGCAGGAATTCGGCAAGAGTTTCCCCGAAGTGAAGCAGGTGCTTATCGACGAGCGCGACCAGTTCCTCGCGAGCAAAATCAAGAACGCTCCGGGCCAGAAGGTCGTCGCGGTCGTGGGTGCGGGCCACATGAAGGGAATCGCGGGCATCATTGAAGGCGACAAAGAACTCCCGAGCGAGGAATCCATCAGCGTTATCCCGAAGGGCGCTCCCATCTGGAAGATTATCGGGTGGGCCATCCCGCTCGCGATTGTCGCAAGCATCATTTTCGTGGGGTACAAGGCGGGCGTCGAGAAGGCGGGCGAACTGAGCCTGCAGTGGGCGATGCTTACGGGCGGCGGCGCCATGCTCGGCACGATTATCGCGGGCGGGCACCCGCTCACCATCCTGGTGGCGCTGGTCGCCGCACCGTTCACGGGGCTCACGCCGCTTATCGGCGTCGGGTTCTTTACCGCGCTTACGCAAGTGTACATGAGGCCGCCGCGCGTGTCCGAGATGGAGACGCTCTCCGACGACATCTGGCAGGTGAAGCGCTGGTGGAAGAACCGCGTGACCCGCGTAATCCTGTGCTTCCTGTGTCCGGGCATTCCGGCGATTATCGGGAAGATTCTCGCGATATTCCAGATATACCAGGCATTCTAG
- the cmk gene encoding (d)CMP kinase, giving the protein MSSSENFVIALDGGSGTGKSTTAKIVAKTLGITYLDTGAMYRAVTLAALDKGLPAEEGPAMDELLSNLTLGFDSENHILINGVCRESEIRGMKVSSNVSIYCALPSVRAAMTKQQREIGKKQSCILDGRDIGTVVFPDAKYKFFMVTDVKVRAERRYKELLEKGEKVTLEEVLQNLVERDRLDSSRANAPLKKADDAIEIDTTHISIQQQVQKILDYVGVVA; this is encoded by the coding sequence ATGAGTAGTTCTGAAAATTTTGTCATCGCCCTCGACGGCGGCTCGGGTACCGGGAAGAGCACCACGGCCAAGATTGTGGCCAAGACCCTCGGTATTACCTACCTGGATACGGGAGCCATGTACCGCGCGGTGACGCTTGCCGCCCTCGACAAGGGACTGCCGGCCGAGGAAGGCCCCGCGATGGACGAACTGCTCTCTAACCTCACCCTCGGGTTCGACTCCGAAAACCATATCCTCATCAACGGCGTTTGCCGCGAAAGCGAAATCCGCGGGATGAAGGTCTCGAGCAACGTGAGCATCTACTGCGCCCTCCCGTCTGTCCGCGCCGCGATGACCAAGCAGCAGCGCGAAATCGGCAAGAAGCAGAGCTGCATCCTGGATGGCCGCGACATCGGCACGGTAGTCTTCCCCGACGCGAAGTACAAGTTCTTCATGGTGACGGACGTGAAGGTCCGCGCCGAACGCCGCTACAAGGAACTCCTTGAAAAAGGCGAGAAGGTAACTCTTGAGGAGGTTCTCCAGAATCTGGTCGAACGCGACCGCCTGGATTCTTCCCGCGCGAACGCCCCGTTAAAGAAGGCGGACGACGCAATCGAAATTGACACTACACACATCTCAATCCAACAACAGGTTCAAAAGATTCTCGACTACGTAGGTGTAGTGGCGTAG
- the rpsA gene encoding 30S ribosomal protein S1 — protein MSQNLKFGTQEDLAEILAAQGECSQDFRKANADIYAGMGCLEQGKLVMGKISQVNDQEVLIDVNYKSEGVIDRAEFKDTDSLEIGSEIEVFVEKLEDEDGRLILSKQKADFVRVWDRIHAAFENNEVVRGTLTKRIKGGVVVDLFGIDAFLPGSQIDLRQIPDINALIGQEFDLKVIKVNKARRNIVVSRRVVLEEERNKQRGDVLETLEKGQVRKGIVKNITDFGAFIDLGGVDGLLHITDMSYKRINHPSEMLQLGQEVEVMVLDFNDKKERISLGMKQLKPHPWKDIAERYPEGAIVKGKVVSITDYGAFVELDSGVEGLIHVSEMSWTQHGKHPSKILSVGQEVEAVVLKVEEEAERISLGMKQLESDPWDSIETELPPGARVVGEIRNIASFGAFVEIKEGVDGLIHVSDMSWTKKITHPNEMVKKGDKVECVVLAVDKEKRRISLSMKHLTEDPWDSIETTFPVDSEVKGKIVRMLDRGVVVELNDGIEGFIPVSKLTAEYIKVPADAFKVGDEVPAVVTEIDQNNRKIYLSVVDYFKNRESAELKAWMDSHKPGESGTTIGEAAAPKKKATKKKAEKPAEDAAPAEEAK, from the coding sequence ATGTCTCAAAATCTCAAATTCGGAACTCAGGAAGATCTCGCCGAAATCCTCGCCGCTCAGGGCGAATGCAGCCAGGACTTCCGCAAGGCTAACGCCGATATCTATGCCGGCATGGGCTGCCTCGAACAGGGCAAGCTCGTCATGGGCAAGATCAGCCAGGTCAACGACCAGGAAGTGCTCATCGACGTGAACTACAAGTCCGAAGGTGTCATTGATCGTGCTGAATTCAAGGACACGGACTCCCTCGAAATCGGTTCCGAAATCGAAGTGTTTGTCGAGAAACTCGAAGATGAAGACGGCCGTCTCATCCTTTCGAAGCAGAAGGCCGACTTCGTGCGCGTGTGGGATCGCATCCACGCGGCATTCGAAAACAACGAAGTCGTGCGCGGTACGCTCACCAAGCGTATCAAGGGCGGTGTGGTTGTCGACCTGTTCGGCATCGACGCCTTCCTCCCGGGTTCCCAGATCGACCTCCGTCAGATCCCGGACATCAACGCTCTCATCGGCCAGGAATTCGACCTCAAGGTTATCAAGGTCAACAAGGCCCGTCGCAACATCGTCGTGTCCCGCCGCGTGGTTCTCGAAGAAGAACGCAACAAGCAGCGTGGCGACGTGCTCGAAACCCTCGAAAAGGGTCAGGTCCGCAAGGGTATCGTCAAGAACATCACCGACTTCGGTGCATTCATCGACCTTGGCGGCGTAGATGGCCTCCTCCACATCACCGACATGAGCTACAAGCGCATCAACCACCCGTCCGAAATGCTCCAGCTCGGTCAGGAAGTCGAAGTCATGGTTCTCGACTTCAACGACAAGAAGGAACGCATCTCTCTCGGCATGAAGCAGCTTAAGCCGCATCCGTGGAAGGATATCGCCGAACGTTATCCGGAAGGCGCTATCGTTAAGGGTAAGGTTGTTTCCATCACTGATTACGGTGCATTCGTCGAACTGGATTCTGGCGTCGAAGGTCTCATCCACGTTTCCGAAATGTCCTGGACGCAGCACGGCAAGCACCCCTCCAAGATCCTCTCCGTGGGTCAGGAAGTGGAAGCCGTTGTGCTCAAGGTTGAAGAAGAAGCCGAACGCATTTCTCTCGGCATGAAGCAGCTCGAAAGCGATCCGTGGGATTCCATCGAGACCGAACTTCCTCCGGGTGCACGCGTGGTTGGCGAAATCCGCAACATCGCTTCCTTCGGCGCGTTCGTCGAAATCAAGGAAGGTGTGGATGGCCTCATTCACGTGTCCGACATGTCCTGGACCAAGAAGATCACTCACCCGAACGAAATGGTCAAGAAGGGCGACAAGGTCGAATGCGTCGTGCTCGCTGTCGATAAGGAAAAGCGCCGCATTTCTCTGTCCATGAAGCACCTCACCGAAGACCCGTGGGATTCTATCGAAACCACGTTCCCGGTGGATTCCGAAGTGAAGGGCAAGATTGTCCGTATGCTCGACCGCGGCGTCGTGGTTGAACTCAACGACGGTATCGAAGGCTTCATCCCGGTCTCCAAGCTCACCGCTGAATACATCAAGGTTCCGGCCGATGCATTCAAGGTTGGCGACGAAGTCCCGGCTGTCGTGACCGAGATCGACCAGAACAACCGCAAGATCTACCTCTCCGTGGTGGATTACTTCAAGAACCGCGAATCCGCAGAACTCAAGGCTTGGATGGATTCCCACAAGCCGGGTGAATCGGGTACGACGATTGGCGAAGCTGCCGCCCCGAAGAAGAAGGCTACCAAGAAGAAGGCAGAAAAGCCGGCCGAAGACGCCGCTCCTGCTGAAGAAGCCAAGTAA
- a CDS encoding phosphopantothenate--cysteine ligase family flavoprotein: protein MNLAGKKILLGVSGGIAVYKSCELLRLLQKKGAEVRVCMTEAATEFVAPLTFASLSKCPVYLKNGAVEARPFQHIDFPRWADLYLVVPATANVIGKFACGIADDSVSLCFMSCTCPRVVAPAMNVAMYNSPAVKRNLEVLRGFENTTVLESPAGELACGEVGQGRLMEPAEIVKWLDGSTSSPTLPRSLSLSKGKAPEPPAFPVAQDIDPTLDATLPGHGKKVLLTAGRTEEAIDPVRYISNRSSGKTAVALASVFYANGFQVEVVAGPMEAAFPGGVLVTRVRSAREMHDAVMERFDQADAVVHCAAVADYRPAHAADAKIKDSRSQLTIELVPNPNILRDCTAARASRNQNSSCDQSASRNQNAGASHTGKEAPCNKQQVIVGFALETDHFEQHAAEKLAKSGADALLLNAPVASDSGFGHDCVRYTLVRPGMDVPEMKMGGKVDLAQEIVAFVIDKLRVSR, encoded by the coding sequence ATGAATCTTGCCGGAAAGAAAATCCTTCTGGGTGTCTCGGGCGGTATCGCGGTCTACAAGAGTTGCGAACTTTTGCGCCTGTTGCAGAAGAAGGGCGCCGAGGTGCGCGTGTGCATGACGGAGGCCGCGACGGAGTTCGTGGCGCCGCTTACGTTCGCAAGCCTCAGCAAGTGCCCCGTGTACCTGAAGAACGGTGCCGTGGAGGCGCGGCCTTTCCAGCATATTGATTTCCCGCGGTGGGCGGACCTCTACCTGGTGGTGCCCGCAACCGCGAACGTTATCGGGAAATTCGCCTGCGGTATCGCCGACGACTCGGTAAGCCTCTGCTTTATGAGCTGCACGTGCCCGCGCGTCGTTGCGCCCGCGATGAATGTGGCGATGTACAACAGCCCCGCGGTAAAACGCAACCTCGAGGTGCTGCGCGGGTTTGAAAACACGACCGTGCTTGAATCTCCCGCGGGTGAACTTGCCTGCGGCGAGGTGGGGCAGGGAAGGCTTATGGAACCGGCGGAGATTGTGAAGTGGCTGGATGGTTCGACAAGCTCACCAACCTTACCAAGGTCCCTGAGCCTGTCGAAGGGCAAAGCCCCCGAACCTCCCGCGTTCCCTGTCGCGCAGGATATCGACCCGACTCTGGATGCAACACTCCCCGGTCATGGCAAGAAGGTGCTCTTGACCGCGGGCCGCACAGAGGAGGCGATTGACCCGGTGCGCTACATCAGCAACCGCAGCAGCGGGAAGACTGCAGTGGCGCTTGCTTCCGTGTTCTACGCGAACGGTTTCCAGGTCGAAGTCGTCGCGGGCCCGATGGAGGCGGCGTTCCCGGGCGGAGTCCTGGTGACCCGCGTTAGAAGCGCCCGGGAGATGCACGACGCCGTGATGGAAAGGTTCGACCAGGCCGACGCCGTCGTGCATTGCGCGGCGGTAGCGGACTACCGCCCCGCCCACGCCGCCGATGCGAAAATCAAGGATAGCCGGAGCCAGCTTACCATAGAACTCGTGCCGAACCCGAATATTTTACGGGACTGCACCGCCGCCCGCGCATCTCGCAACCAGAATTCATCTTGCGACCAAAGCGCATCTCGCAACCAGAATGCCGGCGCATCCCATACCGGCAAAGAAGCGCCCTGCAATAAACAACAGGTCATCGTGGGGTTTGCGCTCGAGACTGACCACTTTGAACAGCATGCCGCCGAAAAGCTCGCGAAGAGCGGCGCCGACGCCCTCCTGTTGAACGCCCCGGTCGCAAGCGATTCCGGATTCGGGCACGATTGCGTGCGCTACACGCTGGTGCGCCCCGGCATGGATGTGCCCGAAATGAAGATGGGCGGTAAGGTCGACCTGGCCCAGGAAATTGTCGCATTTGTTATTGATAAACTAAGAGTATCGCGGTGA